Proteins found in one Actinokineospora alba genomic segment:
- a CDS encoding class I SAM-dependent methyltransferase produces the protein MSTRPPQRLRSAVAAIDVRPTDRILEIGCGRGVAATMVCERLGTGRYVGVDRSATAITAATTRNVESVAAGTARFVTAALGELDPAEFDPFDTVFAVDVNVFWVRPAAVELAVIRRLLSPGGRLHLFFEPPDPARIDAMRDALVDHLTSADFASQTTTTGRLLAVVAQ, from the coding sequence GTGAGCACCAGACCGCCGCAGCGCCTGCGGTCCGCCGTGGCCGCCATCGACGTGCGGCCCACCGACCGGATCCTGGAGATCGGCTGCGGCCGCGGGGTCGCGGCGACGATGGTGTGCGAGCGGCTGGGCACCGGCCGCTACGTCGGCGTCGACCGGTCCGCGACCGCGATCACGGCCGCGACCACGCGCAACGTCGAGTCGGTGGCGGCGGGCACAGCGCGCTTCGTCACCGCCGCGCTCGGCGAGCTCGACCCCGCCGAGTTCGACCCGTTCGACACCGTGTTCGCAGTCGACGTCAACGTCTTCTGGGTGCGTCCCGCAGCGGTCGAACTGGCCGTCATCCGGCGGCTCCTCTCCCCTGGCGGGCGGCTTCACCTGTTCTTCGAACCACCGGACCCGGCCCGGATCGATGCCATGCGCGACGCCCTCGTCGACCATCTGACCAGCGCGGACTTCGCCTCCCAGACCACCACGACCGGCAGGCTCCTGGCGGTCGTCGCCCAGTAG
- a CDS encoding copper resistance CopC family protein yields the protein MAHRTSRVVGVLFSVIAATLVATATPALAHNSLKSSDPKADSVLDAAPAAVTLTFTEELTPGQTTLTVTGPDGAPASGDAAVAGATVSVPFKPTVPGAYKVAYKVTGHDGDATSNSLTFTLSAAAVPTTTTAAPTTTTEAPTSTAPMTTAARPESDVVDSDTQWWPVAAGVLALVALGVLLAFRRKRTE from the coding sequence ATGGCACACCGCACCAGCCGCGTCGTCGGCGTCCTGTTCAGCGTGATCGCCGCGACGCTGGTGGCCACCGCGACACCCGCGCTGGCACACAACTCGCTCAAGTCGAGCGACCCCAAAGCCGACTCGGTTCTCGACGCCGCGCCCGCGGCGGTCACGCTGACCTTCACCGAGGAACTCACGCCCGGGCAGACGACGCTCACCGTCACCGGTCCGGACGGTGCGCCCGCCTCCGGTGACGCCGCGGTGGCGGGTGCGACGGTCAGCGTGCCGTTCAAGCCGACCGTGCCCGGCGCCTACAAGGTCGCGTACAAGGTCACCGGACACGACGGCGACGCCACGTCCAACAGCCTCACTTTCACCCTCAGCGCCGCCGCCGTCCCCACCACGACCACCGCGGCGCCGACCACCACCACCGAGGCGCCGACGTCCACCGCGCCGATGACCACCGCTGCCCGACCTGAATCCGACGTGGTCGACTCCGACACGCAGTGGTGGCCGGTCGCCGCCGGGGTACTGGCCCTGGTCGCGCTCGGCGTCCTCCTGGCTTTCCGACGCAAGCGCACCGAGTAG